One region of Streptomyces subrutilus genomic DNA includes:
- a CDS encoding FUSC family protein encodes MAGVPRVRLPAAYRAAARRAARVTVAAGAAFYLFLYGFGLPDAATYAVFAAVAMAGLSRIPGTGRQRAAVVLRLLPVCWVLITIGTYLAVRTWSAVVGMLLVGFALAFAAVGGPRPAGAAPGLQLMYILPSFPPYDPGSLGERLAGATTGLVFLVLAEAFLLPDPPTVPYRELAARAADTARDCADELTRGRFTLSDAAARAALAAGTGLRSSLVPEAERPAGASVRDRALAQTGLSLRTLLRRLSLLPPAPGGPDPGRGGLDVLRAVRDAAEETAGRLRGREPTGDAHAELLRARSALAAGPEAGASPAVLRRHAAVLEAADAALAMSTAAWIAVRGRAGAARAAPGRFWYARMPAPLLWWRRLEGHAGGRSVFFQNAVRISLALAAARVIAGVDSLPHGFWVLLATLTLTRTTVRETRSTVRVALTGTLIGALVVAGLLALVGTDIAVYAAALPPLMLVAFTLGPVKGVGWAQALFTLVVALVFAQLAPATWQLAEFRLLDVLTGSAIGAVFGLLAWPRGAQDELRRSVAVLLRGAAETVVAVTAQLAAGGVREPAPSAAPGHRSLQHALIMAESAYAQFQSEPKESAGPPPGQDWQATLMTGHHTLWGADRLLVPAERVDVPPLAREPARAVTRLGDRVAGRMLLVSARLDPSGDTPEEPVPLRDPDFDGFAAEPPGAPTSYYAAVEWLDSLLTDLEHITGQSGGGRADRAGGPDRADGRSRDDA; translated from the coding sequence ATGGCTGGCGTTCCCAGGGTGCGGCTGCCCGCCGCCTACCGGGCGGCGGCCCGGCGGGCGGCGCGGGTCACGGTGGCAGCCGGCGCCGCCTTCTACCTGTTCCTGTACGGCTTCGGCCTGCCCGACGCCGCGACCTACGCGGTGTTCGCCGCCGTGGCCATGGCGGGCCTGTCACGCATCCCCGGTACCGGCCGGCAGCGTGCCGCCGTCGTGCTGCGGCTGCTGCCCGTCTGCTGGGTGCTGATCACGATCGGCACCTACCTGGCCGTACGGACCTGGAGCGCGGTCGTGGGCATGCTGCTGGTCGGGTTCGCGCTGGCCTTCGCCGCCGTGGGCGGGCCGCGCCCGGCGGGGGCCGCGCCGGGACTGCAGCTGATGTACATCCTGCCGTCCTTCCCGCCCTACGATCCCGGTTCGCTCGGCGAGCGGCTGGCGGGCGCGACGACCGGCCTGGTGTTCCTGGTCCTCGCGGAGGCGTTCCTGCTGCCCGATCCGCCGACCGTCCCGTACCGGGAGCTGGCCGCGCGGGCCGCCGACACCGCGCGCGATTGCGCCGACGAGCTGACCCGGGGGCGCTTCACCCTGTCCGACGCTGCGGCGCGTGCGGCGTTGGCAGCGGGTACCGGCCTGCGGTCCTCGCTGGTCCCGGAGGCCGAGCGGCCGGCCGGCGCGAGCGTACGCGACCGCGCGCTGGCCCAGACCGGGCTGTCCCTGCGCACCCTGCTGCGCAGGCTGTCGCTGCTGCCTCCGGCCCCCGGCGGGCCGGATCCCGGCCGGGGCGGGCTGGACGTGCTGCGCGCGGTACGGGACGCGGCGGAGGAGACGGCCGGGCGCCTGCGCGGCCGGGAGCCCACCGGGGACGCGCACGCCGAGCTGCTGCGGGCCCGCTCGGCCCTGGCGGCGGGCCCGGAGGCCGGCGCTTCCCCGGCGGTGCTGCGCCGGCACGCGGCCGTGTTGGAGGCGGCGGACGCCGCGCTGGCCATGTCGACGGCCGCGTGGATCGCGGTACGGGGCCGGGCGGGCGCGGCCAGGGCGGCGCCGGGGCGGTTCTGGTACGCGCGGATGCCGGCGCCGCTGCTGTGGTGGCGGCGGCTGGAGGGCCATGCCGGGGGGCGGTCGGTGTTCTTCCAGAACGCGGTGCGGATCAGTCTGGCGCTGGCCGCGGCCCGGGTGATCGCGGGGGTGGACTCGCTGCCGCACGGGTTCTGGGTGCTGCTGGCGACCTTGACGCTGACCCGGACGACCGTGCGGGAGACCCGTTCGACGGTACGGGTGGCGCTGACCGGGACCCTGATCGGCGCCCTGGTGGTGGCGGGGCTGCTGGCGCTGGTGGGCACGGACATCGCGGTGTACGCGGCCGCGCTGCCGCCGCTGATGCTGGTCGCCTTCACGCTGGGGCCGGTCAAGGGGGTGGGCTGGGCCCAGGCTCTGTTCACGCTGGTCGTCGCGCTGGTGTTCGCGCAGCTGGCTCCGGCGACCTGGCAGCTGGCCGAGTTCAGGCTGCTGGACGTGCTGACCGGCAGCGCGATCGGCGCCGTGTTCGGGCTGCTCGCCTGGCCCCGGGGCGCCCAGGACGAGCTGCGGCGCTCTGTGGCGGTGCTGCTGCGGGGCGCCGCGGAGACGGTGGTGGCCGTGACGGCCCAGCTCGCGGCGGGCGGGGTGCGGGAGCCCGCGCCCTCCGCCGCGCCGGGGCACCGGTCGCTGCAGCACGCGCTGATCATGGCGGAGTCGGCGTACGCGCAGTTCCAGAGCGAACCGAAGGAGTCGGCGGGGCCGCCCCCCGGGCAGGACTGGCAGGCGACGCTGATGACCGGCCACCACACGCTGTGGGGCGCGGACCGGCTGCTGGTGCCGGCCGAGCGGGTCGACGTACCGCCCCTGGCGCGGGAGCCGGCGAGGGCGGTGACGCGGCTCGGGGACCGGGTGGCCGGGCGGATGCTGCTGGTGTCGGCGCGCCTGGACCCCAGCGGCGACACCCCGGAGGAGCCGGTGCCGCTGCGGGATCCGGATTTCGACGGGTTCGCGGCGGAGCCGCCAGGCGCGCCGACGTCGTACTACGCCGCCGTGGAGTGGCTGGACTCCTTGCTGACGGACCTGGAGCACATCACGGGGCAGTCCGGTGGCGGACGGGCCGACCGGGCAGGCGGGCCGGACCGGGCGGACGGACGGTCCCGGGATGACGCGTGA
- a CDS encoding long-chain-fatty-acid--CoA ligase — protein sequence MTNLALNLAATAAANPGRTAIQLDGLALDYRSLDERSARVAGWLAARGVEPGDRVAILLPNIPHFAVAYYGVLRAGAVAVPMNPLLKSAEIRYSAGDCGARLILAWGPAQAEAGAAAAELGIDCVDVTAEEFGAALAATEPRTEVVDRDTDDLAVLLYTSGTTGRSKGARLTHGNLGSNTATVARVLDMSASDTVFGGLPFFHVFGQTCGLNAAVLTGARITLLPRFDAAKALEILSRDGVTVMEGVPTMFIGLLAAADAAGSTGLTGGSGPRLSVTGGSAMPVEVLHRFESAFGCPLVEGYGLSETAPVVTFGSLDGPRKPGSIGTPIAGVRVRLIDDEGKEVAEGEVGEIAVQGPNVMSGYWNRPEADAAAFADGWFRTGDLARRDEDGFYFIVDRKKDLVIRGGYNVYPREIEEVFYEHPAVAEAAVVGVPHEVHGEEVAAVVTLKPGAEVTADELRAFVKARVAPYKYPRIVQLVPGLPKGPTGKILKREITLDD from the coding sequence ATGACCAACCTCGCCCTCAACCTGGCCGCCACCGCCGCGGCGAACCCCGGCCGCACGGCGATCCAGTTGGACGGCCTGGCCCTCGACTACCGGTCGCTGGACGAGCGCAGTGCCCGCGTGGCCGGCTGGCTGGCCGCCCGGGGCGTGGAGCCCGGCGACCGCGTGGCGATCCTGCTGCCGAACATCCCGCACTTCGCGGTCGCCTACTACGGGGTCCTGCGGGCGGGCGCGGTCGCCGTCCCCATGAACCCGCTGCTGAAGTCGGCCGAGATCCGCTACAGCGCCGGCGACTGCGGCGCCCGGCTGATCCTGGCCTGGGGACCGGCGCAGGCCGAGGCCGGCGCGGCGGCGGCGGAGCTGGGCATCGACTGCGTCGACGTGACCGCCGAGGAGTTCGGCGCCGCCCTGGCCGCCACGGAGCCGCGCACCGAGGTCGTGGACCGGGACACCGACGACCTCGCCGTGCTGCTCTACACCTCCGGCACGACCGGCCGCTCCAAGGGCGCCCGGCTCACCCACGGCAACCTGGGCAGCAACACCGCCACCGTGGCGCGCGTACTGGACATGTCGGCCTCGGACACGGTCTTCGGCGGCCTGCCGTTCTTCCACGTCTTCGGCCAGACCTGCGGGCTGAACGCGGCGGTCCTCACCGGCGCCCGTATCACCCTGCTGCCGCGTTTCGACGCGGCGAAGGCGCTCGAGATCCTCTCGCGCGACGGGGTCACGGTGATGGAGGGCGTGCCCACCATGTTCATCGGCCTGCTCGCCGCGGCGGATGCGGCCGGGTCGACCGGCCTGACGGGCGGCAGCGGGCCGCGGCTGAGCGTGACCGGCGGCTCGGCGATGCCGGTGGAGGTGCTGCACCGGTTCGAGTCGGCGTTCGGATGCCCGCTCGTGGAGGGGTACGGCCTGTCGGAGACCGCCCCGGTGGTCACTTTCGGATCGCTCGACGGCCCTCGCAAGCCCGGCTCGATCGGCACGCCGATCGCCGGGGTGCGGGTGCGCCTGATCGACGACGAGGGCAAGGAGGTCGCCGAGGGAGAGGTCGGGGAGATCGCCGTGCAGGGCCCGAACGTCATGTCCGGCTACTGGAACCGCCCGGAGGCCGACGCGGCCGCGTTCGCCGACGGCTGGTTCCGCACCGGCGACCTGGCGCGGCGCGACGAGGACGGCTTCTACTTCATCGTCGACCGCAAGAAGGACCTCGTCATCCGGGGCGGGTACAACGTCTACCCGCGCGAGATCGAGGAGGTCTTCTACGAGCACCCGGCCGTCGCCGAGGCCGCGGTGGTGGGAGTCCCGCACGAGGTGCACGGCGAGGAGGTCGCCGCCGTCGTCACGCTGAAGCCGGGCGCGGAGGTCACCGCGGACGAACTCCGCGCGTTCGTGAAGGCCCGCGTGGCCCCGTACAAGTACCCCAGGATCGTCCAGCTGGTACCGGGCCTGCCGAAGGGCCCCACCGGAAAGATCCTCAAGCGGGAGATCACGCTCGACGACTGA
- a CDS encoding VOC family protein, with product MVHVLSGRTLLTPTDPERSRAFYGGTLGLAVYREFGTGPERGTVYFLGGGFLEVSGRAEEPPGPGMRLWLQVPDVAAAYEELRGRGAEVLRPPLREPWGLIEMWIADPDGVRIAVVEVPADHPLRYRP from the coding sequence ATGGTGCACGTACTGAGCGGCAGGACCCTGCTCACCCCCACGGACCCCGAGCGCTCGCGCGCCTTCTACGGCGGCACGCTCGGGCTGGCCGTCTACCGCGAGTTCGGTACCGGCCCCGAGCGCGGGACGGTCTACTTTCTCGGCGGCGGGTTCCTCGAGGTGTCGGGGCGCGCCGAGGAGCCGCCCGGCCCCGGGATGCGGCTGTGGCTCCAGGTCCCGGACGTGGCGGCGGCGTACGAGGAACTGCGCGGCCGGGGCGCCGAGGTGCTGCGGCCCCCGCTGCGCGAGCCCTGGGGCCTGATCGAGATGTGGATCGCCGACCCGGACGGCGTGCGCATCGCCGTCGTGGAGGTGCCGGCGGACCACCCGCTGCGCTACCGCCCCTGA
- a CDS encoding acylphosphatase: MVRKRVIVSGTVQGVFFRDTCRREALAQGVSGWVRNLPGGEVEALFDGGEGAVEAMVRWARTGPPTADVRAVEVHEEAAPEELRGFEVRPTPRDAA, from the coding sequence ATGGTACGCAAGCGCGTGATCGTGTCGGGCACGGTGCAAGGGGTGTTCTTCCGGGACACCTGCCGCCGTGAGGCGCTCGCACAGGGCGTGTCCGGCTGGGTGCGGAACCTGCCCGGCGGTGAGGTGGAGGCGCTGTTCGACGGGGGCGAGGGCGCCGTCGAGGCGATGGTGCGGTGGGCGCGTACGGGGCCGCCGACGGCCGACGTCCGCGCCGTGGAGGTCCACGAGGAGGCGGCGCCGGAGGAACTGCGCGGCTTCGAGGTGCGGCCCACTCCCCGGGACGCGGCCTGA